GAACAGGGGGATGACGTCGTTTTCCAGGATGTTGTAGAGGGTCTGGCTCTCCACGAAGTCCTGATACTCGTCGTCCTCATATTCCTCGCCCTGGCCGATGGCCCAGCCCACGGAGTTGTCGGGCTTGTAGGCTTCGTCCCACCAGCCATCCAGGGTGGAGAGGTTGAGCACGCCGTTCACCAGGGCTTTCATGCCGCTGGTGCCGCAGGCTTCCAGGGGCCGGCGGGGGGTGTTCAGCCACACGTCCACGCCCTGGACCATGTGGGCGGCGGTGTCCATGTCGTAATCTTCCAGGAAGACCATGCGCATGCGGCAGTCTTCCTGCTGGCAGAACTGCACCAGCTCCTGGATGAGCTTCTTGCCGCCCTGGTCTGCCGGGTGGGCCTTGCCGGCAAAGACGAACTGCACGGGCCGGGCCTTGTTGGAAACCAGGGAGAACAGCCGTTGCTTGTCCCGCAGCAGCAGGCCGGCGCGCTTGTACGTGGCGAAGCGGCGGGCAAAACCGATGGTCAGGGCGTCCGGATCCAGCACCTCGCTGGCCAGTTCCAGCAGCCGCCGGCCCACGCCCTTGGATTCCATCTGCTTTCTGAGTTTCCAGCGGACAAAGTCCACCAGCCGGGCGCGCAGGCGCTCGTGGGTGCGCCAGAGTTCGGAGTCGGAGATGGTATCCGCCAGGCTCCAGGCACGGGTGCAGTCCGGATCTTCGCGCCAGTTGCCGCCCAGGTAGCGATCATAGAGCAGGGCCATGTCCGGCGCCACCCAGCTGGGGGCGTGCACGCCGTTGGTGATGGCGCCAATGGGCACGTCTTCCAGGGGATACTGGGGCCAGACCCGCTGCCACATGGTGCGCGACACCCGGCCATGCAGGCGGGAGACGCCGTTGTTGAAGCGGGAGAGCTTGAGGGCCAGCACGGTCATGCACAGGTGTTCGCTGTCGTCGCGGGGGTCTTCGCGGCCCAGGGCCATGAACACCTTGAACGCCACGCCCATGTCCCGGGCATAGCCTTCAAAATACCGCTGGATGAGGTCCGAGGGGAAGCGGTCGTTGCCGGCTGGCACAGGGGTGTGAGTGGTGAAGATGGAGGTGGAGGCGGAAAGCTCCAGGGCGGCTTCCAGCGAAAGCCCTTCGCGCTTCATGTAATGGCGAATGCGCTCCAACCCGGCGAAGGCGCTGTGACCTTCGTTCATGTGGATCACCTTGGGCGTGAGCCCGAGCACCCGCAACGCCTTGATGCCGCCGATGCCCAGCAGGATTTCCTGCCACAGCCGCATCTCCAGCCCGCCGCCGTACAGGTTGGCGGTGACGGCCCGCAGGTGTTCGGGATTCTGCGGGATGTTCGTATCCATCAGATACAAGGCAATGCGGCCCACCTGGGCGCGCCAGATTTGCGCATACAGCGTCTGCCCAGCCAGATCCACATCCACCAGCAGGGGCTGTCCGGCGGCGTCCTTCAAGAGGACAACAGGCATTTGTTCGAAATCATTAACAGGATACCGCTCCTGCTGCCAGGCGTCCGGCGTCAGGTATTGGCGGAAATATCCTTTGAGATAAAACAGCCCGATGCCAACCAGCGGCGTGTTCAGGTCGCTTG
This sequence is a window from Megalodesulfovibrio gigas DSM 1382 = ATCC 19364. Protein-coding genes within it:
- the glgP gene encoding alpha-glucan family phosphorylase, yielding MQPLRVFSVAPKLPRPLEPLRELAYNFWFSWNPRIEELFAQLDPRLWRETAKNPVLFLNRAPQSLLQSVAADENYLERLKEARASLEQYTTRTTGGVPFPPAESGQPAVAYFSLEYGFSLSMPIYSGGLGILAGDHLKSASDLNTPLVGIGLFYLKGYFRQYLTPDAWQQERYPVNDFEQMPVVLLKDAAGQPLLVDVDLAGQTLYAQIWRAQVGRIALYLMDTNIPQNPEHLRAVTANLYGGGLEMRLWQEILLGIGGIKALRVLGLTPKVIHMNEGHSAFAGLERIRHYMKREGLSLEAALELSASTSIFTTHTPVPAGNDRFPSDLIQRYFEGYARDMGVAFKVFMALGREDPRDDSEHLCMTVLALKLSRFNNGVSRLHGRVSRTMWQRVWPQYPLEDVPIGAITNGVHAPSWVAPDMALLYDRYLGGNWREDPDCTRAWSLADTISDSELWRTHERLRARLVDFVRWKLRKQMESKGVGRRLLELASEVLDPDALTIGFARRFATYKRAGLLLRDKQRLFSLVSNKARPVQFVFAGKAHPADQGGKKLIQELVQFCQQEDCRMRMVFLEDYDMDTAAHMVQGVDVWLNTPRRPLEACGTSGMKALVNGVLNLSTLDGWWDEAYKPDNSVGWAIGQGEEYEDDEYQDFVESQTLYNILENDVIPLFYDRDHSRLPKHWVRRMKASLKELVPLYSAHRMVEDYTRQAYIPACENFDKLRQNNYKAAAELATWRMDIMTRWSGLQIQNIQTDAPAALTVSETVTVTCEVLLNDIKADHLLVEIYSGPLDTDGRFTSRLTFPMQPAGQPVNGWQRFEGQAQPEDAGRFGFTVRILPRHPLLLDPHALGLIKWGA